The Mus caroli chromosome 9, CAROLI_EIJ_v1.1, whole genome shotgun sequence DNA window TACcttctgtggtgttttgaatgagaatagccaccataggctcatatatttgaatatttggctTCTAGCTAGtagactgtttaggaaggattaggaggtgtggccttgttggagatgtTACTAGTGGGGGAGGTTGGgaattgaggtttcaaaagcccatgtcaggctcaatctctgtctctgtctctgtctctgtctctctgtctctctgtctctctctgtctctctgtctctctctctctgtctttctctctgtctctctctctctgtctctctctctctgtctctctctctctctctctgtctctctctctctctctctctctctgcctaatACCTGTAgataagatgtaagctctcagataCTGCTCCAGCACTATAGCACTAGGCTGGCCCACTGCTGCCATGATTCCTGTCATGATACAAATGGATTAACCCTgtagaaactgtaagcaagcccccaatgaaatgctttcttttataagttgtcatggtgtcccttcacagcaatagaaaagtagctaagacatCCTCCATCCCTCCAACTATCCATGTATCCAGTCATCAATTCCTCCAATAATTTTTCAAGTCTCTTTCCAACTTCTTCTTTGGGTCAGGAACCTGGAAGGTGAAGCTGAGTGTGAGATGGTTCTTGCTGTGGAGGAGCTCAAACTACTATGAGGGAAGAAAATGACCAATGAACAAGTGAGATTCTAGAATACACTTCTGGATGCTaaagagggtgggggagaggaaatACGTGCAGACAAGAACATCGTTTTTTGAAAGCGGCATTTAGGAAAAGCTGGCTGAGACTGGAAAGGAGGCAGGACGGGCGTTTGAACAAGGTAAGTTCAGGGTGAGGGACCAGAGAGAAGCTGGCAGGCATTCACAATACAGAGGAATAGTTTTGGGTGGGCATATACCAGAAGCCTGCACACTCATGAGCATATGCATGGACATGTATccacaaacaaatgcacacatgcacaggaaggGAAGCAAACTCCCACCCAGCCTGGCTTCTGTATTTGAGGATGCGCTAATGCCTCCAGTCCCTCTGTGTGCAGCCCTGCCACGGCTGGGTTATTTTTAGGTGTTGCTTCCTCTCCAGAGAGGGAGGGATATTTTGTTTATGGATGAGGAAGCCTCTGTGCTTAGGGTCACcgaaaaacaaatttttatttcacattctgTCTAAGGCAGGAACTGGACAGGAGCTAGGTGGGACCTGGAGAAGGTTTTCTTCAGTATCTAAAAAGCACAAGCTGGTCCTTCCTAATTCTTCCCCGGGAGAGGGTCCATACAAACCAGAGCAAGGCCAAAAGGTGCTTCCCATTCATCTGAGCCTGCTCCCCCAAAGCATCCCTCTCTTTGCTCTCAGAGTGATACCTGCCCCACTCAAGACACTCCATTCAGGCCTCACCCTGTGTGCATACTCATGATCCCAGCAAAGGTAGAAACACCCAAAGCTGGACACTGGCCAGACTAGACACCCCACTCTGTTCCTGCAGGCTTCCGGGACTATGAAAAGACCCTAGCACAGGACTCCCACAAGAGTGCCTGCAGAGGTCCCTCAGGACTCTTCCcatagttctttctgtttgtcttttagGGAAATGGCACGGGCTATCCTGTAGCCAGAGACCCTGGCTGCTTGCAACTGTTACTTTTCAATAACTCCGAGTCTCATCTGTGCTACTCCATTTGATCCTTTAGCTTCCCACCAGCCCATGACCCTCTTCATTGGCAGACAGGCCAAGCATGTTGTCCAGATTCACATAGGAAGGGTAGGGATGAGCTATGCTGCTCAAACTCTGCCTGAATTCATGCCAGGGCTGGCTTCCATGAGCCTGACAATGGAACAGCTCAGCTCATTTGTGAGTAGGTGGTCTCAGTCACCCTCATGGTTCCACAGACAGAGAACACCGATTAGCTGGCACAGGTGGTGTTAGGGCAGGGCGGTATAGGACAGGGCTTTCAGGGAAATGTGGGAGGAGCAGGCAAACGGGGCCAGCATCTactccctctgctgggtggtCTGTGGGTGCTCTCCTTGGGCAGAGCTGGTGGTCGGGAGCACATCACCAGGGGTCCGTGAGACTGTCTATGGCTGATCTCTTCTTCAGGAGCTTGCAGTGGAGCTCCTTCCCTAGAACGTGATCCTGTGTTCTATGCTGACCCTGTTACCAAGGACACACTGACCCTAGAGTCCCCATGTACAAGAatcagcttcctgcttcctgactgtccTCAGCCCCAGGGGCTCCTCCAGCTGCTACCATATGCTTCCTGGCTAGGCTCCGGCCCTCTAGCAGATGGCCAGGCAGCCTTTGGCATAGTCCCTAGGGCCCGCCATCACCCTGCCTGACTCTGACTTGGAACTAGGAAGACGTATAGAGATGCTGCCtcagtcccccatcccccccccccagtaaccAGATTCCCAAGGGCTGACAAGTTACGCTTATCCACCTTTAACAAGCCTCTAACATCTTAGAGTCCAGTAtggtgtgttaaaaaaaaaaaaaagctggagccTTGTAAAGGAAAGCGGAGTATGAACACTTAATGTCTGCCAAGCCCTTTTGAGATCCAGTATTTGTATTTGGGAAAGGGGATGAAAATCATATAAATGCTATTTGCGAGGTTTGGAAACAGATGTCTTATTTTGAGCACGGGTGACTTTTGAACAGGTCAGCACTCTGTGTTAGCATGCTGCTCAGTCCACGTGGTCAACTAAGgcgaaggaaggaaaaggaggacgGATACAGCATCTGTCAGATGTGCTTTCCCTCCCAagaagcaggagagctgaccatGAGGGTAGTGTCTGTGGCTCTCAACAGATCTGGGGCATAGGTCCTCTTACATATAAGGGCTGTGAGTGAACTTTGCAAAGGCTGCACACTGGGTACCATCTGAACTGGTTAATCTTTGTCATCTTAACCCAAACCCGAAtcccctgggaagagggaatctcaactgcCGCCATCAGAGAGGCCTGTGAGAATGTCGGGGGAGGGGGTCGGGGGGGGGCTGTTTTGTTTAATGATTGTTGTGGAGGCTCCAGGTCTCTGTAGGTGATACTCCCCTGAGACAGGTGGGCCTGTGCTGtagaagaaagcaagttgagaaagcaagagggagcaagccagtaagcagtatgcCTTCACAATTTCtgtggagttcctgccctgagttccgtCCATGATGGACCTATAAGATGAATAGAGAATAAACCTTCTCCTCTTCCAAGGTGCTTTAGGTCAaactattttatcacagcaacagagagcaaaACCATCCTCTCCTAACGATGAGGCCCACAACAtgtatagcagtggttctcaatgtgTGAATCACAGGGTTTGCATATCATATGTCCTGAataccagatatttacactatgatatatgacagtagcaaaattatgaattataaagtagcaacaaaataattttatgattgatgGGGATCGCCAAAACATGGGAAACTGCATTTAAGGATCGtagcattaggatggttgagaaccactgatgtacaAAGCTAAGGAGACACTGCCACCTCTCTTACTCAGCCCAGGTTTCCATGTCACTTCATGCATGTCGTAGGACAGGAAGCATTTTGACCTAGTGGACATGAGGGCTGGTTCTGGAGTCCTCCTGGCTTGGCAGTGCTTTCTCACATCTGAGTCTCTGTTTCTAAACCATGAATTCTCCTTTATGGAGGTGTTAGAGGCCCAATGTtgtaatatatgtttaaaatctAGAACCATGCCTAGAAGGTGGTGAGTTCAGCCCATGGTAGCTATTGCTGGTGGTCTTGGGTCACACTACCCAGTTATCTTGGGTAACTGGCCCTTGGGTCACATTAGGGATAGAACTGCCCTCACTGTCATCTTGGGATTCTTGCACACAAACTTGCACCCGAGAGAGCCCCAGCAGGCTAAGCTCCACGGAGCAGGAAGTGGATCACACGGCTGAGGAGGGCCAAGTGTCTTACCTGTTGCTTCTACCATTCCTTCTAGTATGACCACAACTTCGAACTCTTCCTGTTCCAGTTGAGCACGAGACATCTCCCAAAAAGGGCTCTTCTCGTTGATCTCGTGGGAGATGATGAGTGGAGAGACCAGGAAGAGGCGGTCATCACCAGTGTCAAAGCCCACATTAATGTCGGTCTGGTTCAAGGGGATGAATTCACCTTCTTTGGTCTGCCGGGACTTGATAAGCTTGGCACGGATGGAGGCCTCCACGATGTGGGAGTTTCGGAGGTCCCCTACCCGGAACATGAGGCACAGCTTCTCATCCCGCATGGAGATGACGGCATTGTTGGAAAACATTAGggtctctgctctcttctttggCTGGCTGATCTTTACAAACATGCACCCCACCATGAAGGCATTAACAATCGAGCCCAGAATGGCCTGCACCAGAAGGAGTATGATCCCTTCTGGACACTTCTCTGTAATGACTCTAAAGCCATACCCAATGGTTGTTTCTGTCTCGATGGAGAACAGGAAAGCAGACACAAAGCCGCTAAGGTTTTCAACACAAGGAATCCACTCTTGGTCACCCACGTGATCCAGATCACCTCGGACGTAAGCAATGAGCCACCAAATGAAGCCAAAGAACAGCCAGGTGATGGTGTAGACCATAGTGAAGACCAGAAGGTTGAAGCGCCATTTGAGGTCCACCAGGGTGGTGAAGAGGTCACTTAGGTAGCGATAGGTTTCCTGAACATTGCCGTGGTGCACATTGCACTTGCCAGTCTTCTCCATGTAGCGTTGACGTGGCTTCTTGCCTTCCGTCAGCAGGCGGGTGCGGTCTGTGGCAATGGGGATGTAATCCCGAGCCTGTTTGGGAATCTTCTTGTGGTCCTGGGAAGTGACTCCTATCTCCATGTCTTGATTCATAGCATTCCTAGAATCACCGGCCATAGCTGAGATACAGTGAATTAAAATGACACTATCATTAGTGAAGTGCCCTGTTCTGATTAGTAAAGATTTGGAACTGGAGGCTACTTCCGTCTGGGAACTCTCAAGGGATTGTCATTTATAAtgacatttataatttataatctaGCCTGCCAGAGTTAGAGATTGCGATCCACATTATcacttgttttatatgtatgtatgtatgtatgtatgtatgtatgtatgtatgtatgttttgcctgtatgtgcatgtatatcatgtgcatgcctatgtCAATGGAGCCagaaaaggcatcagatctcctgggcatggagttacagacaattgtctGCTGCCATATGGGTTCTAAGAAATGAACccaggctctctgcaagagcagccagtgctcttaaccattgagacgCTCTCCTTCCCCTCATGTGGATTTCTAATCTTTTGCTAGGATATAAGGTACTCAAGGGCAGGATTTTGTGCCTTTTTTATTCCTTGCTACATCCCAGAAGCCCAGGGTAGATCATGTGACACAGACTGTGGTTTAAAAGCACCACTCTGTGAAGAATGGAAGGATGCATAAGAAATCAGGGGAAGATCTAAGGAGTGTATGAAGGCCGATGTTAGGTTCCTAGTCACTTGGCCCCAAGCCCGAGGTGGCCTTTGAGGccctctgtctcccttctttGTGCTGGGCATCCTTTAGCAGTTGACAGAAAGGACAAGACAGCATGTGTCTGGTTCAGTGAGTGGTCACTCCTGCTGTCTGAGTGGGGAGCCTGGGCCGTCTGAGCACTTATTAAAATGACAGACCACTGTGTGGATGCACCCTTGAAAAATCTGATCTAGTTAGTCCTGAGCAATTGAGACAGATGGGATGTCCGTACCCCAGGGCTTTCAAAAGGACTGCTTTTAGAGGGCATGCCACTTCAAAGAGCCACGTGGAGGCTTGGAGTATTCCATCTACTGCCTTCTTGACATTCTGCACAAGCCCACTTGAAATGCACTGAGACTCTGATAAAGACTGGAAAGATTGTGAACCCCTCTGGCTACTGAGAACAGCTTCCTCCGGGGCAGGAGTTGAGCTAAGAAAACGTAGCTCCATTCGCTTGTTTAATTCTACCACAGGTGATGAGACTGTTGGAATCtgtccatttttctttgttttttaaatttttgtttgtttatcctttATTTTAACATAGTTTCAGGTTGGTTGGGAAGCTACTATGCAGCCCACGCTGGCTAGCTTCAAACATGAACCATCCTGTTGAGTCTGTGGTGCTGGTATGGCTGGGTTATGTCACCATGCTGAGCTAATCTGCccagtttttttttcagttgagaaaaCAATGCTTGGAGCAGCATTTGGCCAACATAGGTTTGGAATCTGATTTAACCTTGCTCTAGCCCAGAGGTTTAACCCTAAAGACATGATGGGGTTCTATGGCTCAAGCTTCAGATAATGGACTGCTAATTCCAGATTTTTCTTTGAGCCCTGATCCTGGCATATGACACCAGAGGGCATCCTTCATAAACATTCTTTCCTGGGTTTCACAAGAATACCCTTTCCTGGATGTATAATTCTCACAGGCCATCACTTTCTTTGTTGCACTAACTGAGAAACAAAATATCTTTACCACTCTGAGACCCCTTCAGGGAACATTTTTCTCCTGCAGGCTTGAATCTGGGCACACACTCTGGAAGTTCACCCTGGGCTTTGGTATGTCTCTCTTTGGAATCCAGTTGTGGGCAGTCCCTCGTGGGAAGTTCCCTAACACTAGTTTGGGGATTTTATGGAACACCTTGGAACCATT harbors:
- the Kcnj5 gene encoding G protein-activated inward rectifier potassium channel 4, with amino-acid sequence MAGDSRNAMNQDMEIGVTSQDHKKIPKQARDYIPIATDRTRLLTEGKKPRQRYMEKTGKCNVHHGNVQETYRYLSDLFTTLVDLKWRFNLLVFTMVYTITWLFFGFIWWLIAYVRGDLDHVGDQEWIPCVENLSGFVSAFLFSIETETTIGYGFRVITEKCPEGIILLLVQAILGSIVNAFMVGCMFVKISQPKKRAETLMFSNNAVISMRDEKLCLMFRVGDLRNSHIVEASIRAKLIKSRQTKEGEFIPLNQTDINVGFDTGDDRLFLVSPLIISHEINEKSPFWEMSRAQLEQEEFEVVVILEGMVEATGMTCQARSSYMDTEVLWGHRFTPVLTLEKGFYEVDYNTFHDTYETNTPSCCAKELAEMKRSGRLLQYLPSPPLLGGCAEAGNEAEAEKDEEDEPNGLSVSRATRGSM